The genomic DNA CGCGGCGACGCTGCGGGCGGCCGGCGAGACGGTGCACGAGATCGGCACCATCGCCGAGCGCGGCGCCGGCGCCGCGGTGGTCGTTGCCTGAGCCGCCGCAGCGCGTGAGCGAGACCCCGCCTCCGGCGTCACGGACCCTGATTGCGGCGAGCTACCTGCTCATCGCCAGCGCTCTGCTGCTGGTGATGTGGCATGGACTGCTGCCCGGCCTGCTGTGCATCTGCATCGGCTTTCTCGGCACGCGCTGGATCGCCCGCGTGCTGGACCTCGCCTTGCGGCGATCGCTGCCTGCGCGCGCGGGCACGGCGATGCCGCGCACACCCTCCTCGCTGTCGCGCGGCATCGCCGCCACGCTCATGGTGCTGGCTCCGATCGGCATGCTGATCGTCGCGTTTTCCGAAGCGCGCGAGTTCGTCCTCAACGCGCCGGAGCAGTACCAGGAATTGCTCGACTACATCGCCCGTACCATCCTGGAATTGCGGCTCAAGCTGCCGCCGGAGATCGGCGCCTACCTGCCCGAGGGTTCGGCCGAAGTGCAGCGCATCGTCGCCGGCTACCTGCGCGCGCAGGCCGGGGCGCTCGCACTGACCGGGCGCGCATGGCTGGCCGGGGTGCTGTTCTCGTACGTCGGCCTCATCGTGGGCGCATTGGCGGCCGTCTCGAAGCCTCCGGCCACCGGCCGGCCCCTGACCCATCAGCTGAAGCAGCGCATCACGCTGTTCGGGCAGGCCTTCGGCCAGATCGTGGCGGCCCAGTTCTGGATCGCTGCGTTCAATGCCCTGCTGACCTCCGTCTTCCTGCTGTTCGTGCTGCCGCTGTGGAGCCTGGAACTGCCCTATGCCCCGGCATTGATCACGCTGACCTTCGTCGCCGGCCTGGTACCGATCGTGGGCAACCTGGTGTGCAACACCGTCATCACGCTGGTCGGGCTGTCGGTCTCGCCCTTTGCCGCGGCGGCCTGCCTGGTGTTCCTGATCCTGATCCACAAGGCCGAATACCTCATCAATGCCAAGGTGGTCGGCAGCCGGACCCATATGACGGTCTGGGAGCTGCTGGTCGCGATGTTCGTCGCCGAGGCGGTGTTCGGCCCGGCCGGGCTGGTGGCCGCGCCGCTCTTTTATGCCTACGTCAAGAAAGAGCTGCAGGTGGCCGGGCTGGTCTGAGAGACTGCGTGTCCGGATCTGATCGATTCTTGTCCCGCATGGCGCGGACGAGACACATGGTGTCCGAGAAGAATACGGCGCATCATTCACCCGACGAGAAAGAGCATCCGCCATGAAAAGCTGTCTGATAGTGATCGACGCCCAGGAGTCCTTCCGCCAGCGCCCGTACTTCACCCGGCGCGACTTCGTGCCCTACATCGCGGCCCAGAACGCGCTGATCGAAGGCTGCATTGCCGCCGGCATTCCGATCGTGCGGATCTTCCACGTCGATGGTCCCGCCAGCGCGAGCAACCCCTTCGCGGTCGAATCGGGCCACGTGCGCCCGCTCGAAGAGCTCGCACGCTTCGATGCCGCCGCGACCTTCACCAAGCACCGGCACAGCGCCCTGGTCCACACCGGGCTCGAGGCATGGCTGACCGAGAACGGCATCGGCCGGCTGATCGTGAGCGGCATCCGTACCGAGCAGTGCTGCGAAACCACGACGCGCCACGCATCGGACCTCGGCTGGACCGTCGACTACGTGATCGATGCGACGCTGACCTTCGACATGGTGCAGCCCGACGGCCGGCCCTTGTCCGCGGCCGACATCAAGGCACGCACCGCCACCGTGCTGCAGGACCGCTTCGCGCAGGTGTGCAGCGTCGACGAGGCACTCGCGCGCGCCGGCGCGGCTGTCGCCGCCTGACGTGAGCGCGCCGACGCCGATCCGCGTCGTCTTCGTCCTGCTGACCCACAGCCTGGTGCTCGACTGGGCCGGCCCGGCGGAAGCGCTTCGCATCGCGAATCAGTTGCTGCTGGCGGCCGGCCAGCCGGCGCGCTTCGAGATGGACTTCGCGAGCCCGCGGCCGGCCTCGATCAGTTCGGTCGGCGTCGCCTTGTCGGGTCTTGTGCCGCTGCCGACGCAATGGCGCGGGTCCACCTGGATCGTGCTGCTCGGCCTGCCCGGCCACACCCTCGCAGTCGACAGCGACGAGACGCAGGAACTGCTGCACTGGCTGCGCGGCCAGCATTTCGAGCGTGACCGGCTGGAACTGATCACGGTCTGTGCCGGCGCACTGCTCGCGGCGCATGCGGGCCAGCTCGCGGGCCGTCGCGCGACCACCCATCATCATCACCTCGACGAACTGCGGCAGGTCGAGCCGCGCTGCGAGGTGGTGAGCAACCGCGTGTTCGTGCTCGACCCGCCCGTCTACAGCAGCGCCGGCGTGACGACCGGCCTGGACCTGATGCTGCATCGCATTGCCGAGACCTGCGGCGAAGCCTTGGCGGCACAGGTCGCGCAGACCATGGTGATGGCGCTGCGGCGCGGGCCGCAGGATCCGGAGTTGTCGCCCTTTCTCGCCTACCGCAACCACCTCCACGCCGCCTTGCACCGCGTGCAGGACGCCGTGAGCGGGCAGCCGCAAGACGACTGGACCGTGCCGCGCATGGCCGAGGTGGCCCATACCTCGGCACGGCATCTCACGCGTCTCTTCGTCGAGCATGCGGGCATCGCGCCGCTCGAATACCTGCGGCGCCTGCGGCTCGCGACGGCCCAGCTGGCGCTGGCATCCGGCGCCAGCGTCACGCGGGCAGCCGAGGTCTCTGGCTTCGGCTCCGACACGCAATTGCGCCGCGCCTGGCACCAGTTCGGGCTGACAGGATCGCCGTCGGGCGCGCAAAGGCTGCCGGCGCGTTAGCCGTGCGCGTCAGCCCGCGCGCGTCTCGCCGATCCCGCGGCCGGCATCGTCCGGCGACCTGCCGCCGTCCCGCGAGAGCCATTCGCTCGCATGGCGACGCAGGGCCCCGATCTGCCGCTGGATCCACGAGAGTTCCATGACCGCGAGTTGGGCAACCCGGCCGCCGCCGGCACCCAGTCCACCGGGGGCCGGGAATCCGAAGCCCGTTTCCACCGCACCGATCGCACCGGCCTCGAGTTCATCGGCCAAGTGCTCGAGCGCCGTCGCCTCGCCTTCGGCCGCTTCACGCAGCCTTGCGACCCACTGCGGATCGGGCAACGCGGCACGGCGCGCGCCG from Variovorax sp. PBL-E5 includes the following:
- a CDS encoding isochorismatase family protein, which translates into the protein MKSCLIVIDAQESFRQRPYFTRRDFVPYIAAQNALIEGCIAAGIPIVRIFHVDGPASASNPFAVESGHVRPLEELARFDAAATFTKHRHSALVHTGLEAWLTENGIGRLIVSGIRTEQCCETTTRHASDLGWTVDYVIDATLTFDMVQPDGRPLSAADIKARTATVLQDRFAQVCSVDEALARAGAAVAA
- a CDS encoding AI-2E family transporter codes for the protein MSETPPPASRTLIAASYLLIASALLLVMWHGLLPGLLCICIGFLGTRWIARVLDLALRRSLPARAGTAMPRTPSSLSRGIAATLMVLAPIGMLIVAFSEAREFVLNAPEQYQELLDYIARTILELRLKLPPEIGAYLPEGSAEVQRIVAGYLRAQAGALALTGRAWLAGVLFSYVGLIVGALAAVSKPPATGRPLTHQLKQRITLFGQAFGQIVAAQFWIAAFNALLTSVFLLFVLPLWSLELPYAPALITLTFVAGLVPIVGNLVCNTVITLVGLSVSPFAAAACLVFLILIHKAEYLINAKVVGSRTHMTVWELLVAMFVAEAVFGPAGLVAAPLFYAYVKKELQVAGLV
- a CDS encoding GlxA family transcriptional regulator, giving the protein MSAPTPIRVVFVLLTHSLVLDWAGPAEALRIANQLLLAAGQPARFEMDFASPRPASISSVGVALSGLVPLPTQWRGSTWIVLLGLPGHTLAVDSDETQELLHWLRGQHFERDRLELITVCAGALLAAHAGQLAGRRATTHHHHLDELRQVEPRCEVVSNRVFVLDPPVYSSAGVTTGLDLMLHRIAETCGEALAAQVAQTMVMALRRGPQDPELSPFLAYRNHLHAALHRVQDAVSGQPQDDWTVPRMAEVAHTSARHLTRLFVEHAGIAPLEYLRRLRLATAQLALASGASVTRAAEVSGFGSDTQLRRAWHQFGLTGSPSGAQRLPAR